The following coding sequences are from one Gossypium hirsutum isolate 1008001.06 chromosome A12, Gossypium_hirsutum_v2.1, whole genome shotgun sequence window:
- the LOC121203041 gene encoding uncharacterized protein produces MRSMVFSGERGMAMGPERSKPLHNFNLPCLKWGNRRYLRCMKLDDASTATDSSTAPPADHNQHCRRRVLQRRRSPPSKFDSLMVGGMRRRESESSPSSKNTDYAREQRLRISKGEAAAGIEAVREKIIKDLKTAADEIKDAIFRDEVSDDDEVDDDEEEFEEPKHKHKVKDKEREESPAVEVEARPWNLRTRRAACKAPVDGEVTNNNYSSPMRNEVFQSSRVRDKGPPAASAVASDKKKPRPKFSVPLSKKEIEEDFMAMAGHRPPRRPKKRARNVQKQLDYLFPGLWLTEVTADAYKVPELAENGKR; encoded by the exons ATGCGATCAATGGTGTTTTCCGGTGAGAGAGGGATGGCGATGGGACCCGAGAGATCAAAACCTCTTCACAATTTCAACCTTCCTTGTTTGAAGTGGGGCAATCGGAGATATCTCAGGTGTATGAAACTTGACGATGCTTCCACCGCCACCGACTCTTCCACCGCCCCCCCTGCTGATCACAACCAGCATTGTCGTCGCCGTGTCCTTCAAAGACGCCGATCTCCCCCCTCTAAGTTTGACAGTTTGATGGTTGGTGGAATGCGGCGGCGCGAATCAGAGTCATCTCCCAGCAGCAAGAACACCGATTACGCTAGGGAGCAGCGGTTGAGGATATCTAAGGGGGAGGCGGCGGCGGGGATCGAGGCAGTTAGGGAGAAGATCATTAAGGATCTTAAAACGGCGGCGGATGAGATCAAAGATGCAATTTTTAGAGACGAAGTGTCCGACGACGATGAGGTGGATGACGACGAGGAGGAATTTGAAGAGCCTAAACATAAGCACAAAGTTAAAGATAAAGAGAGGGAGGAATCGCCTGCGGTAGAGGTGGAGGCGAGGCCGTGGAATCTGAGGACAAGGCGTGCCGCGTGTAAGGCTCCGGTTGACGGAGAAGTAACTAACAACAATTACAGTTCTCCGATGAGGAATGAGGTGTTTCAGTCATCCAGAGTAAGAGACAAGGGACCACCGGCGGCATCGGCGGTGGCCTCCGACAAGAAAAAGCCACGACCGAAATTTTCGGTGCCGCTATCGAAGAAAGAGATCGAGGAGGATTTCATGGCGATGGCCGGGCACCGCCCTCCGAGAAGACCAAAGAAACGCGCACGCAATGTTCAGAAGCAATTGGAT TACTTGTTTCCCGGATTGTGGCTGACGGAGGTAACGGCGGATGCCTACAAGGTTCCGGAGTTGGCTGAAAACGGCAAG AGGTAG